TTAGGTTTAGAAAGTGTAAAACTATCTGGCTCAAATGCTATTGTAGTGTTTTTTGCTGTTGCAGCTTGATTTACAAATAAATCATCATCTCCTGAGCGAATGCGCATGTGCTCAATAAATCCGTTTACTTTAAAGAATTCGTCTTTTTTATACGCTAAATTTCTACCAACTCCCATGTACGGCTTGCCTAACTTTGCCCATGAAAAATATTGAACTGCTGTTAAAAGAGTTTCGTATCGAATTATTTTATTCAGAAAGGAATTTGAAATTCGTTCGTATTTTCCATAGCCCAAAACGATAGTTTTTTGCATGGTAAATTGTGCTGTCATGGTAGCTATCCAGTTTGTTGAGGTAGGGTAACAATCGGCATCTGTAAATAATAAATAGTCTTTTGATGCAGCTTTGATTCCTAAAGTTAATGCGTATTTTTTATTTCCCCAAAAAGCCTCGTTATTTTCCACTTTTACAAGTCGAATGTTTGAATATTGCTTTTCAAATTCTTCAAAAATATCTAGTGTTTTATCACTTGATGCATCATCAATTAGAACTATTTCAAAGTCAGGGTATTCTTGTGCTGCTAATAAGGGTATAAATTTTGCTACGTTTTCTTCTTCATTTTTAGCACAAACTATTACAGATACTGGAATTTTTTTTGGAGTACTCTTTTGATCTTTGGCGAAAGCAAAAACCCTGAAGACCCCTAAATAATAGAGTATTTGAACGGCTACAATAAAAATAAAAAAGTAAAATAGTAATATAAGCATTTGTGTTTTATGAGTATTAATATTCGTTACAAGGCGTGTATAAATAAGGTTGCAAAGGTATGAATAGAATCTCTAAATGTTAAATACTAATTGTAATTTTCCAGAGAAATTAAATAGGACATTTTTTCATTTCAGTTGCAGTTGCAATGGCTTGTGGAGTATTTACTTTTTCTAACGCTTCAATAATGTTTTGATAATTTTTTTGGTCTCTATTTTGAGACATTTTCTTAGTAGCATTAATTTCTGTAATTTCAATCTCAAAGGCTACAATTCCCTTTGCTTGGCGCATTGTTTTTGCTGATAAATCTTCAATACGAATTGGGTTTTCTGAACCTTTTTCGTATTTATCTACTAACCTTTTTAAGGATTCTACAGCTGCTTCGTGATCAATTATTTTGATTTTCCCATGTATTTGAACTGCAATATAATTCCAAGTTGGCACATTTTCATGATCGTACCACGAAGAAGATATGTAACTGTGAGGTCCAGAAAATACTGCTAAAACTTCGTCATTTTCTAAGAATCCTTTCCATTGTGGATTCTCTTTTGAAATATGACCGCACAAAATTTCTTTTCCTTCACTGTTAGTTTCTAGCTCTAATGGAATATGAGTAGCACACAGTTTACTATTAGACTGATTGATGAGTATACCAAAACTGTTTTCGTAAAGAAATTTTTTTATTTCTGCTGCATTTTCGTTTCTGTAAATATCAGGAATGTACATGGATTGATTTTATTTTATAGTTGATACTAATAAAGGAATTCGTGCATCATATAATGTTAACTTCTGCTTCAATACGAATTCCAAAAAGTTTAAACACGGTATCTTGAATTTCATGCGCTACATTTAATATCTCTTTTCCTGTAGCATTGCCATAATTTACAAGAACTAAAGCCTGGTTTTTATGTACACCCGCATCACCAAAACGTTTGCCTTTAAAACCTGCTTGCTCAATCAGCCAACCCGCGGGAACTTTAACCTCAGTATCTGAAATTTCATAGAATTTCATTTCAGGAAAGCGTTGGTGTATTTTTTCAAAATCAGATTTTAAAACTATTGGGTTTTTAAAAAAACTACCACTGTTGCCCAATTCTTTAGGGTCGGGTAGTTTACTTTTTCGGATTGTAATAACAGCATTACTAACGTCTACAAGAGTAGGATTTGTGATATTTTTTTTGTCTAATTCACCTGAAATATCTCCGTATGAGATGTTTATTTTATGGTTTTTCTTGGTGAGTTTAAAAACTACGGATGTAATTACGAATTGATTTTTCACCTCATGTTTAAAAATACTTTCTCGATAACCAAAGTTGCATTCATCCTTAGTGAACGTTTTAATTTCTTGGTTTTCAATGTTCATTGCTTCGCAATAAGCAAAAGTATCTTTTATCTCGGCACCATAAGCCCCAATATTCTGAACAGGAGTTGTACCTACATTACCCGGAATAAGGGACATGTTTTCTAATCCTCCAAAATCTTGGTTGATAGTCCATAGTACAAATTCATGCCAATTTTCACCTGCTTGACTCTCAACCCACACAAAGTCATCATTTTCATTGATGATTTTTTTGCCTTTTAAATCTACATGAATTACAAGAGCGTCAATGTCTTGTGTTAGTAGCATGTTGCTGCCCCCACCTAAAATAAATAGTTCAGTATTTTGATTCTGGTTTAATACTATTTCTAATTCTGCGACGGTATGTACGGCTATAAATTTTTTTGCGAAAGCATCAATGCCAAAAGTGTTGTGTTTTTTTAGTGAAAAGTGGGGTAGTATGTTCATGATGGTATGCTTTTTTCAAATATTGTAACGAATGTCAAAAGTAAGTATTAAAATTTAGATGTGTATGTTCTCATCCAGATATGCATCATAAAAAGCGGCATTACATATGGTGTCATTCTCATATCTCCTTTTTGTAAATTAGAGATCAATTTTTGAATATTGATGTGATTAAAATAAGGCATTTGAAAGAGGTCACTTTTAGCAAAAAGTTCTATTTCTTCCTTAAAAGCATCACTGCTTGCCATGTATTTACCCCAAGGTGCACTTAAACCTACTTTTTTAAAGTTTAGAATTTCTTGTGGCAACTTTTTTTCCATTGATTTTTTTAAAATGAATTTCCATTTTTTTCCTGAAAACAACCATTTATCCTCTAATGAACCTATTCCAATGATAAGTCTTGGATCTAAAAAAGGTTCTCTACATTCTATTGATTCTCCCATTGTACAGCGGTCATTTCGATCCAATAGAGAGCACAAATAAGTATGCTGGTCAAAATAGAGTGCCTGTCTTCGGAGATTATTAGGGTAAATTGATTTTGCTTCCTCAAATATTTTCATTCGGTATTCATTTATTGGAGGATTTTTTATGCCGAAATTTTTTGCAATGTCATTTGGATATATATTTGATCCATTAAAAATAACTAAATCTGAATTTGTATTAATTTGAGAATAACGTCCCAGTTTTTCCAGCCTTGGTTTGTTATTAAAAAGCTCAAAATTGCTAATCATTGATATTGCATTTAATAAAGATGGATATTTTAAAGTTTTATAGCGTACATAACCTCCCATTAATTCATCTGCTCCTTCACCAGATAAAAGTACTTTCACCTTTGGTTTAGCCATTTTAGACAGCGCTAAAATATGAGGTTCACTCAAATGTACAATGGGCTCATCTTGGTAGTATGTAGCTTTAATAAGGTTTTCATATAGATTTTCATCTTTTAATTGCATCGTGTGAAATTCATAATCAAACTTTGAGGCTAATCTTTTGGCTAGATGAGACTCGTTATGCTCTGCTTCTTCAAAACCCATATTAAAGGTTTGTATTTTTTGATATTTTTGATCGTGTAAAGAAGCTAAAATTGATGATGAGTCTAAACCTCCACTTAATAATACACCTACGGGTACATCA
This portion of the Flavobacterium sp. CECT 9288 genome encodes:
- a CDS encoding FMN-binding negative transcriptional regulator, which encodes MYIPDIYRNENAAEIKKFLYENSFGILINQSNSKLCATHIPLELETNSEGKEILCGHISKENPQWKGFLENDEVLAVFSGPHSYISSSWYDHENVPTWNYIAVQIHGKIKIIDHEAAVESLKRLVDKYEKGSENPIRIEDLSAKTMRQAKGIVAFEIEITEINATKKMSQNRDQKNYQNIIEALEKVNTPQAIATATEMKKCPI
- a CDS encoding glycosyltransferase, which encodes MLILLFYFFIFIVAVQILYYLGVFRVFAFAKDQKSTPKKIPVSVIVCAKNEEENVAKFIPLLAAQEYPDFEIVLIDDASSDKTLDIFEEFEKQYSNIRLVKVENNEAFWGNKKYALTLGIKAASKDYLLFTDADCYPTSTNWIATMTAQFTMQKTIVLGYGKYERISNSFLNKIIRYETLLTAVQYFSWAKLGKPYMGVGRNLAYKKDEFFKVNGFIEHMRIRSGDDDLFVNQAATAKNTTIAFEPDSFTLSKPKTSFNDWVSQKRRHVATANHYTFFDQFQLGVFYSSQLLFIVLPAVLLAFQFEWIIVTSLVAFRYLVAWIMIGSSARKLEEHDLKFWFPIVEIVLILIQINIFIINLFSKPAQWK
- the murB gene encoding UDP-N-acetylmuramate dehydrogenase encodes the protein MNILPHFSLKKHNTFGIDAFAKKFIAVHTVAELEIVLNQNQNTELFILGGGSNMLLTQDIDALVIHVDLKGKKIINENDDFVWVESQAGENWHEFVLWTINQDFGGLENMSLIPGNVGTTPVQNIGAYGAEIKDTFAYCEAMNIENQEIKTFTKDECNFGYRESIFKHEVKNQFVITSVVFKLTKKNHKINISYGDISGELDKKNITNPTLVDVSNAVITIRKSKLPDPKELGNSGSFFKNPIVLKSDFEKIHQRFPEMKFYEISDTEVKVPAGWLIEQAGFKGKRFGDAGVHKNQALVLVNYGNATGKEILNVAHEIQDTVFKLFGIRIEAEVNII
- the asnB gene encoding asparagine synthase (glutamine-hydrolyzing) produces the protein MCGINGIFHLQNQKKVDERLLLRMRDSLEHRGPDDKGVFIDKNIGLGHRRLSIIDLTIAGHQPYISADGRYIMVYNGEIYNYKSFYNELKNNGLTIKNTSDTEVLMKLFQLHGLKMLNKLNGIFAFAIWDKLEKKLTLARDRMGVKPLYYSLHNESLYFASEQKALFTAGVPLKIATDGLEEYIFNRFVAGENTLYQNVNKVLPGHSLTIHQNGKKEIVKWWHLKTEIQNQDQIKKPIEWFQETFNDSVNLRMVSDVPVGVLLSGGLDSSSILASLHDQKYQKIQTFNMGFEEAEHNESHLAKRLASKFDYEFHTMQLKDENLYENLIKATYYQDEPIVHLSEPHILALSKMAKPKVKVLLSGEGADELMGGYVRYKTLKYPSLLNAISMISNFELFNNKPRLEKLGRYSQINTNSDLVIFNGSNIYPNDIAKNFGIKNPPINEYRMKIFEEAKSIYPNNLRRQALYFDQHTYLCSLLDRNDRCTMGESIECREPFLDPRLIIGIGSLEDKWLFSGKKWKFILKKSMEKKLPQEILNFKKVGLSAPWGKYMASSDAFKEEIELFAKSDLFQMPYFNHINIQKLISNLQKGDMRMTPYVMPLFMMHIWMRTYTSKF